The nucleotide window CTTAAGTGCCAGTTTTCAGTCCATGAATATTTTTCTCTTGCCTCGTGGTTTAGAATTAGTTTCCTTTTTCTGAATCTGACAGTCGTAAATTCCTATATTTCTAACACAAAAggtctgaaaaatcatttgaaaattGCAACTTTCTGCCCTCAGCATTATTTTCTTGGTATTTTGCTGCTGCGGTGAGCCAGGCTAGAATGTGGAACTCTagtttcctcagtttctcttgttCAAAAGGAGAACGGCTACTTCTCTGGTGATTAGAACATAGAAGACAAAGCCAGGTTCTTGGTCCAAATGTTCACTCTTCTACATCTTGACAAAAACGACCTCAATCTCTCAGCTTCCTCAGCTGAGAAAAAACTATAGTGTTTACCACAAACACTGATTGTGCTAATTGAATATGCAAAATTGCCTTTAAATAACTCAAGCCTGtcaattattttctttgcatgAAACTACTCTAAGAGTTAGATGACACCACAGTGTAAGTCCCACAGTGTATAATCACCATATACGATGGCATCTAACTGTCCGGCATTGCCAGCGTTAAGCACAGCAGTGAAGAAGTCAATGGAgtcaaataatattaaatttcaaaagaaagaatcTAGTGAAATGTTCTTAACTTTGTATTAACCATCTGAATTAGTCCAGGCTCTTAGCCTCAAACTTAAACTGTTATAGGGAgtgacaaaaatatttaaaaaaaggttAACAATGTTTTGAAAGATAGGTTATGTTTATTCCAATAATGAATTCACAACAGTTGTAGCTACAGGCTTTTAAAATATTGCaaagtgtttttaaatatatGGTCCATGGGACCTAGTTGCTAACTCAAGGTGTTATCTAGCAACCTGATGTCTATTTGATTACTCACATTTACCAACCTATCATGACCCTCCTCACATCTTGGCATTGTAGCTCTTTACTTCATTGGGACCTCTGAACACTCACTTATTTCCCAGGCAAATTGAGCTATTCCACTCCAGTGCTTATAGTAAATAGAATAGAAACTTGTGGAATCATCTTCCTCTCTCACAAATGAAGCAACAGCAGAGCAGGGTAGCACATCAGCTGTTTCAGGTTCCTCAAACTGGTTTTACTTTTGCAAAACAAGTCCTCTGACTTCCCACATTCAGTGAGCTGTACTATGAGCACCATGACCAGCAGCCACCTTTGTTGTAACTTTTTTAATATGTGGAAAAAAAGCAAGATATCAACCATGTATTACCTTAATCAAGATGCCAAACTATCTAACTTGTTTCTCCAGGCAAGCAGCCCAACAACAGGGACAGCTCCCAGGAGCCAATCAAggttgtctgtctgtccatctactCAGGACATCTGCAGGTAAGTCCTGGGCAAATGATCTTATTCAATGTTCCTTAGACTAgtattttgtacttttttttttctcatgaccTGAAGCTCAGTGGCTCTTGCTTCTGCTTTATGTTGTCCATGGATCTAACCCCCCTTCCTTTAGCTTTTCttcagtttgtcttttttttttaccaacgtCTGGTTGTGCTGTCATTttcatcattctctctctttctctctttgttttcccATGACTTTCCTTGCCATTCCCATGTCCCATCCTTTGCCTGATGCCTTGTCTAGATCTTCCATCTTGCATGACATGTCAGAAGATGCATTTGAGCACTGCACCCCTGTTCTGGTGCTGAGCCATGCTAGAAAGGAGTCTGGTAAGAAACCAGTAAAACAGAAGcctaggaggaggagaagggtctCTCAGAGATACGAGCATGCAGAAGAACAAGCAAAGGGGAGAAGAAGTGACTTTCACCTCCAGATTTCAAGTCCCAGGTGGAGAGAACTTTCTACGGAGACTTCAGATTCATCTTCCACAGATGAGAGTCACTGGGCTCAGGCAAAAAGACAAGCCCAGGTTAAATTCAGACTTTCTCGAAGgaggagaaataataaaaatccatGTGGAAACCTGGCTGGGTCTTCCACTCCTGACAGAATTGAGCTTGTTGATCTGGGATCCAAAGGTGAAAAGCACCAAGAGCTGATGGAATGTACGAGTCATTCTTTAAACGTCTATAGAGGAAAAGTCATAAGGTACCAAGAACGCAGTCCTCCCCTGCCAAGGGGGTCCGTGGTGGAGAAGAGAGCCCCAGGGAGCCACTCAGGGAGTAAAGGCAGATTCTGCCACAGGGATCCTCACCTCTTGCACACATTTAGGCAAAAAGAAGCAATCAAGAAAAGATTTTCAGAAACTGATTCCGATACTGAAATTGTAGCAGCTGCAGAAGGGGCCAAGTGTGTGGAGGATGCGGGGCTTCAGCTGAATACCTCTGCTCAGGAGCCTCCTGATGCCTGTGATGATGGCTCTGATAATTTCGAAGTATGCAGGTCAGTTGCTGTAGAGAAAGACTTGAAGCCACTCAAATATCGTTCTAGTAGCTCATGTTTGTGAATTTCCCTCAAAGCAGGACATTCATTTGTACTGTTACAGgcaggataaaattaaaaacagaagacTATGAGAAAAATCTATAGGCACAAAAATGTATAGAATTAGATTTCTTctcatcctttttttcttttttaatatttatttatttgtttatttgtttatttattacagtttattcactttgtatcccaactgtagccccctatctccttccctcccaatcccaccctccctgtctcttctcctcccatgcccctccctcagtccactgataagggaagtcctcctccccttccatctgatgatagactaggatcttcTCATCCTTTTACTTTATGACATATTGTGGTATAGATATAGGCAAAGGAAATGAGTTTTGTACATATTCTCCCTAAAACCATGATGATAGGGATGAAGCTGTATAGAAATGTTCAGTTCAAATATGGTCAAATATGGTCAATTTTCTGCAGAAAATTATTCAAGCTAGAGGTTCTTAAAGGTCAGCTTTTTGCATCAGAAAAATCTTCTGTGCTGTTTGTGCAATTTGTTCTTCAATTGTCTGACTCAGCAGGGTAACTAAAGATCCAAAGGACAGGGACACAGGTTCTGGGCTTGATGGCTAGGAGCCAGAACCTCTAAGGAAGGGGAGCCTCATTCACTTTACCAATAATCAAGCACTGGTGATTTTTAACGGTGTAGACATTTCTTAGCAATAAgaccgttttgttttgtttttgtttgtttgtttaacctcaaagcatatatttttaaaagataacttAGTATTGAAAAGAACTATTGAGCTTTGTATTTCTGCAGAtatgacaatttttttaaaattcatattttgtttaataatttaaattgAATTCTGAAACCAACTAAATAGTTTCATTGCATGTTGTTTGGTatagtttgtttttataaaagatgaaattattttataaaacctactgtgtgcatgcatgtgaaacATACGAACTAGACAATGCAGTCCATATCCACTTTggccagaacaagaaaaattaagGTCTGGATGTGAATTACAGGACGATTTGTTCTCTGAAAGCTGTATCAGACAATTACTCATAAAATGTTTACTTGTTCCATTGTTCAAGCATGTTATGCACTGGTCTTTATTCTGAGCATTGAATATTTGTAGTGCATGGTTTTTGGGTAATTTCTGATATGGCAGCGCTTATAGTTGGATAaagaacacagacacaaaaattaTTTCACAGCTAGTGCATACACAATCACAATTGAGAAATTAGAAATATCTAATACAGGGACTCAAGTTCCTCTAGAAACCAGAGGACAATTCAAAGTACAAAAAAGAGTTgatgaaggaaagaagaggaagcccATCCTGCAGAGGATACTGGCTAGAGGAAACCAAGAAGAGAGAGGGTCATGGCAGGAGTGTGGCAGTCCAGGAAACTGAGAGCAGGATGTGGTGAGAGAGGGGAGTGGCTGGCAGAGATTCAGGTAAGGAAGTGGATGGACCAGTATTATCAAACCCTTAAAGCATGGTAGGGAATTTCAAAGGTTTAGAAATGAAGTGAGAGACtagggaaatagctcagtgggcAGAGTCCCTGTGGCAAAAGCATGAAGGTCTGAGTTcagatccactgcacacagtttAGAGCCTGGTGCAGCAGCATATACCTGTGATttcagcattggggaggcagaagcagaaggactcTTAGAGCTTTCTGGTCACCtagtctagccaaatcagtgagctcttGGTACACTGAGAGAACTTGTCGCAAAATAGAGGTGAAGAGCCAGTAAAATGACATTTAAGGGTGCTTACCACCAATGTAAAGAGCTGAGCTCAATAACCAAGACCTACATTATGGAATGACAGAATGAAATATCCTACGTTGTCTTCtgatcccagcacacacacacaatggaaatCATATGCCTACACGCAATGGAAAttacatgcctacacacacacacacacacacacacacacacaaacacacacacacaaataaatccaAAAAGATCTGtgttcaggggtcttttctgagactgatcctccaaccaaggaccatgcatggggataacctagaacccctgcacagatgtagcccatggcagttcagtgtccaagtgggttcatagtaatggaagaggggctgtctctgacatgaactcagtggctggttctttgatcacctccccctgatggaggagcagccttaccaggtcacaggggaaggcaatgcaaccagtcctaatgagaactgatagactagggtcagatggaaggggaggaggtcctcccatatcagtggacttggggaggggcatggaaggagagaagggagggagagtgggattggtagagaatgagggagggggcaacagctgggatgcaaagtgaataaactgtaaaaataggggaaaaacaaataaatacataacccAGCAAATGCagtaattatttttcaaataataataatcaagtGGAGAGCAACTAGGGAAGAAATTGATGTTGACCTATGGttccacacatgcatatatatagatatatgcatacatgtgtgatacacatataacacacacacacacacaccacacacacaccatgcaagTAAAGTGGCAGCGTGTGATTTATATAGAAATGTATGTATGCTTCTTATAATTCTTTGAATATGATAACTATGTGTCTCTGATGAAAGCTAACACTATTTCCTACCTAAACTGAGAATATTtaccttaacacacacacacacaccattgtgATTTTTCAAATCTACTTCTATTATTTAATAAATGTCACTCAGACAAGTTAATTTACTGGTAACTGGAAGTGGAAAAGTAATATTTACATCTAGAGCCAGAGTAACAGGTTCTCCTCTTTTACAAGTACTGCTTGGGAGAGACAGTCCAAAGAGAAGAAATTTCTTTAACCTAGACTTCTACAAGTCAGAGTAAGACCAAAGTACTTATAGATATTATTTTCTGCTGTGTGCTGCCATCAAAAGAACCAACTAAGCAGGAGACATTGAATGTATACCTGAAAAGTCAAAAATTTAAGAGAGTGGAGGTTAAGTCTAAGCAGAGAAATGATGcaggattttaaagaaaaaaaaatatagtcttGACATGAGATGATGCAGAAATTCCTTTGAATGAGGCAAAGTGAACTTTATATTGGTAAAGATGCATGAATGTAATTTCAGACATTCAAGTTGGTGCAAATACCACTAGGTCAGATAGAGCTGAGGGACCAACATTATGCACTGAGATCTTGGTGAGTTTCTATAGGCAGACTGGAAGAATGATAAAGGCTAGTACAAATCTCAAAGCATTTTGAAGAAAATACAGAATCAATCCAAGGTGCTTGGCTCTGTCCTACAAATCTCTTCTTCCCAATGCCCTCCAAGAACTTCTCAagtttgagagttttgtttttttttttttaacttcaaaggAAGAGCTAGTTGGGTTGAGAGAAATATGCTTCCTTTAGCCCATCTTTGGCCAGAGACTGCTCAACGTTAGCTTTCTTATAATCCTTGGAAATCTTCAagatatttctttaaagaataaaaatattccaaTGAAAAAGAGAAGTACAGAAAAGACTGTGCTAAATAGAATAGACTATAAAAGTCACGTGGAAGTCACCACATGCCTGGTGATGTTGAAGGCACACAGGTATGGGCAGAGATACCCTGATGTGCGCTAAGTAAGgtaaaggggaggggaagggagaaggagtgACACTGTGGTAGTCTGCTAAGTGAATAGGAACCGCCTTATTTGTTCACATTTACTGAAAGCATAATATAGTTGTTGAATAAGACAAAGTTGTTGAAGACCATGTCAACCTTGGGAACCTGACAAACAGGAGCTACTGGTATTAACAGGAGGCATCAGAGGCCAGTTGACTTGAGAAAGGTGTGATGAGTTCCACTATAAGCAGGCCATTTGTGACTCCAATTTCATTCCAGTGCATGCTGTCCATCAGTCAGTCACAGGCATAGTagtgagcagccctggacacatgCACAAAAGAGTAtcattgtatgtgtatatatgtattcatgtagcaaaataattaaagaaagaatCACAAATTTTGGAGAGGGTGAAACCAGAGAAGTTTGGATGATATGTAGGAGTAATGTAGATGGGATTTTCATGTATAAAACTCTCAAAACATAAACTAATAATACTAGGGATGCTATTTAAACATAAGACAGTTGGAGATGTCTATAATTTTCCAGTAAATAGTGAACTACACACTGTAATGCCAAACAACTACATAAGTATGATTCACACAGGTTAATGTAATATGATATATTAACAAGAGAAATATGTAGTTACTAAACATGTAAACTTCTGAGAGAAGTGGTGGTGaggcttaaaaagaaaattaaattatgtaAGCGATCCTGTGTGGGAGATGCTGCCAAACAAATCATAGACACTAGGTTCCCACTGCTCAGGGAGGAAGGTGATGGGGAGAGAAGCAACAGATGTTTGTGAACTTGCAGCTCTGTTGCTTCAGACATGCAAAGGCAGGACCAGCCTTAGTCACAACCACGAAGAAGAAGCAACTCCTGAGCCCTTCCTTTTTTTGTTCCTGAAATTTGGTCCCCATGTGGACACCATATCCTCTTTCACATACTTGTCACAGCCTTATTCTGAACAAGTATTGCTGCTAACCAGCTATAAAGTGGAAGCTAAACCATCCTGTTGTTATACCCATTGTATGTGCTGCTGAAAAGTAGTTTATAGAAAAATTGTATCTAAGCATAAGAGGTGAGAGCACATTAGCATCTTGTTGACCTTTTCCGTGGTTTGTACATTACTTTCAGTGGGGAGCGCACAAGCTCTAATATGATTTCTAAGTCCCCACATGGTCTCGGCGTGAGAACTGCCTCTCCAGGTTCGGTATGCACCATTAACTATGACCTACCTGTGCTGATCTGTTCCTAATTCCCTGAAAGAATCTAGGCCTTTTCTTTACATGGCCTAGATTAACAACTTCCCCTCTGACCCTCACCAGACTGATTGCTAGTCACCATTTCTCAGTTTAAAAGTCATTACTCCCGGGAAATTCTAATAGCTTCCTAAAGCACAAGACCCTCGACACTCAGCTCCAtgacataatttttttattatttatattcatttttagaGTTTACTTACTGTGCTCATATTTGATCCCCTACACACACGCTAatctttctcctcccccacccacatCTTACCACTTGTGTTGGTTTCCTTCTTCATCACAAGTAACTTATCTCCTTTATTTCCCATACACACATCTATATGCATATTGCTAAATTTAGATTCCATATGTGAGAGAACACACACAGCATTTTTTCACTGCTAAACTGCAACTATTTTGTGATCAActgccctctctttctccctgataTTTCCAAAGTATCTGTAACAACACCTTAGAGGTAGCACAAACTACTAAGCACAGATTCTTAAATAAATTTAAGGAAATGGTGCTCTTAAAACCTTGATGCTGGCCATGTGAAGTCATAGGATCCAGTTCTGAGTGAGCTTCTATAAAATCTACCTATGAATTAATCTTGACTGCTTTGGTCCTAAGACATtaacagaaattttttttaattttctttctttctttctttctttctttctttctttctttctttcttccttccttccttccttccttccttccttccttccttccttccttcctttctttctttctttctttctttctttcttccttccttccttcctttctttctttctttcttattacttacattttattaactctgtatcccagctgtatcctgctccctcattccctcccagtccctccctccctccctcatctcctccgtgcccctttccaagttcactgatttaggaggacctcctcccctttcatctgatcctgttttatcaggtatcttcaggactggctgcaaagtcctcctctgtggcctagcaggactgctcctcccttggggggtggggaggtcaaagagccagtcattgagttcctgttagaaatagtccttgttcccctcactatgggaaaccaattggttactgagctaccacaggcttcatctgagcagaggttctaggttatatccatacatggtccttggtggagtgtcagtctcagaaaagacccctgtgcccagatatgtttggtccttgtggagctcctatcctttccacatcatactaactcttccttctttcatatggttccctgcactctgccacagGTTTGATTATGAATCTTAGCCCATTAACAGGGATCTATATCAACTTGCTTGCTAAAACGTAGATCAGTGGTCA belongs to Meriones unguiculatus strain TT.TT164.6M chromosome 4, Bangor_MerUng_6.1, whole genome shotgun sequence and includes:
- the Marchf1 gene encoding E3 ubiquitin-protein ligase MARCHF1 isoform X3, with the translated sequence MPLHQISVIPARETASNGRSSMGRNKEKNKEIENEKSPGRSASRSSNISKASSPTTGTAPRSQSRLSVCPSTQDICRSSILHDMSEDAFEHCTPVLVLSHARKESGKKPVKQKPRRRRRVSQRYEHAEEQAKGRRSDFHLQISSPRWRELSTETSDSSSTDESHWAQAKRQAQVKFRLSRRRRNNKNPCGNLAGSSTPDRIELVDLGSKGEKHQELMECTSHSLNVYRGKVIRYQERSPPLPRGSVVEKRAPGSHSGSKGRFCHRDPHLLHTFRQKEAIKKRFSETDSDTEIVAAAEGAKCVEDAGLQLNTSAQEPPDACDDGSDNFEVCRICHCEGDEESPLITPCRCTGTLRFVHQSCLHQWIKSSDTRCCELCKYDFIMETKLKPLRKWEKLQMTTSERRKIFCSVTFHVIAVTCVVWSLYVLIDRTAEEIKQGNDNGVLEWPFWTKLVVVAIGFTGGLVFMYVQCKVYVQLWRRLKAYNRVIFVQNCPDTANKLEKNFSCNVNTEIKDAVVVPVPQTGSNTLPSAEGAPPEVIPV
- the Marchf1 gene encoding E3 ubiquitin-protein ligase MARCHF1 isoform X2 produces the protein MLGWCEAIARNPHRIPNTTRTPETSADVADANQTSTLNEKSPGRSASRSSNISKASSPTTGTAPRSQSRLSVCPSTQDICRSSILHDMSEDAFEHCTPVLVLSHARKESGKKPVKQKPRRRRRVSQRYEHAEEQAKGRRSDFHLQISSPRWRELSTETSDSSSTDESHWAQAKRQAQVKFRLSRRRRNNKNPCGNLAGSSTPDRIELVDLGSKGEKHQELMECTSHSLNVYRGKVIRYQERSPPLPRGSVVEKRAPGSHSGSKGRFCHRDPHLLHTFRQKEAIKKRFSETDSDTEIVAAAEGAKCVEDAGLQLNTSAQEPPDACDDGSDNFEVCRICHCEGDEESPLITPCRCTGTLRFVHQSCLHQWIKSSDTRCCELCKYDFIMETKLKPLRKWEKLQMTTSERRKIFCSVTFHVIAVTCVVWSLYVLIDRTAEEIKQGVLEWPFWTKLVVVAIGFTGGLVFMYVQCKVYVQLWRRLKAYNRVIFVQNCPDTANKLEKNFSCNVNTEIKDAVVVPVPQTGSNTLPSAEGAPPEVIPV
- the Marchf1 gene encoding E3 ubiquitin-protein ligase MARCHF1 isoform X1 produces the protein MLGWCEAIARNPHRIPNTTRTPETSADVADANQTSTLNEKSPGRSASRSSNISKASSPTTGTAPRSQSRLSVCPSTQDICRSSILHDMSEDAFEHCTPVLVLSHARKESGKKPVKQKPRRRRRVSQRYEHAEEQAKGRRSDFHLQISSPRWRELSTETSDSSSTDESHWAQAKRQAQVKFRLSRRRRNNKNPCGNLAGSSTPDRIELVDLGSKGEKHQELMECTSHSLNVYRGKVIRYQERSPPLPRGSVVEKRAPGSHSGSKGRFCHRDPHLLHTFRQKEAIKKRFSETDSDTEIVAAAEGAKCVEDAGLQLNTSAQEPPDACDDGSDNFEVCRICHCEGDEESPLITPCRCTGTLRFVHQSCLHQWIKSSDTRCCELCKYDFIMETKLKPLRKWEKLQMTTSERRKIFCSVTFHVIAVTCVVWSLYVLIDRTAEEIKQGNDNGVLEWPFWTKLVVVAIGFTGGLVFMYVQCKVYVQLWRRLKAYNRVIFVQNCPDTANKLEKNFSCNVNTEIKDAVVVPVPQTGSNTLPSAEGAPPEVIPV